The nucleotide sequence TGGGAGTTAATCTACCTATCAGAAGAATAATTTTTATAAACATAAGAAAGTTTGATGGAGAACAAATAAGGGAGTTAACTTCACAAGAAGTAAAGCAAATAAGCGGACGTGCGGGAAGAATTGGAATTTATGATGTTGGCTATGTGGCAAGTGCAGGAGATACTCAAGATTTTATTAAGGAAAAATTAGAGGAAGAGGATAAAAGTATAAGAAGAGCTGTTATTGGTCCTTCTGAGGCTATACTTAGGATTAAAGGACTGCCTTTAAGTGAAAAGTTAGCTTTGTGGAGCACTAGACAAGAAAAGTTAGATTACTACACCAAAATGGATATAAGTGAATATATGATGATATTGGATAGGATAAAGAAATATAAATTAAGTGAGGAGGTTCAATGGGATTTATTAAAGGTTCCTTTTGATGTATCAAAGGAAGAATTAATGAGCACTTTCTCGGGATACGTAGTTGAGATTTTTATTAATAAGCAGGACAGTATATTTAAACCAGAATGTTTTAGAGGGAGCTTAGATGAGCTTGAAATTTACTATCAAAAGATAAACATGTATTACTCATTTTCTAAAATATTCAATTTGGAATTTGATGAAGAGTGGGTTTATAGTGAAAGAATAAGAGTAAGCGAAGATATAAATAATATATTAGTAGGCATGTAAGTATTAAAAAATTAATTTAAGGTGTTTTTCGCACCTTAAATTGATATTAGATTAGTTCGTGTTAATACTGCCTTATCCCTTGTTCCAGGACTATTAATCATATGCCAGGCAGTGTATTGTTCAGCATAGGGAACGTCTGCGGATACAGCATCAACAGGAACAATTACATTATAATTACGAAGAGCAGCACCAGTAGCAGTATGAAGAACTGCTCCGTTTGCAGCATAGCCTGTAACTATAACATTTTTAATGTTTTTTTGTTGTAATATTTCGCCTAGATTAGTTTTATAGAATTTGTCCACACCAGATCTTACAACAAGATCCATTGGCAGAGGAGCTAAAGGTTTAATTACATCTAAAGCAGTAGCTGTTGGTCTAAGGCTATAAATGACTGGTATATTGTTTTCGCGAGCCTTTACAAGTAAATTACGAATTTTAGGTATAGAAGCTCTACATTCTGGATTTGTACATAGTGTATTTTCCATATCTAATATTAAAAGTGCAGTATTTCTAGGATCAATCTTTACTGGTTTTAGCGTAGGTGCAGGAGGTGTAGAAACTGTATTCCAGTTATCTATAATTGTTTTGTCTTGTCTTTGAAACCCAGTATATCTAAAATCATCATTTAAGTAATTGAAAGCGTTTCTATGAAAGGGGCAAAAATATATCACAGTAATCCTCCTAATATGAGTTTGTACGTTTATATAGTATGTGATATGCAATGATGTTGTTACTTCCATTTTCGATTAATGCAATGTGTTGATTTTTTATTATTTATATGATAGTATTGGTAAAAAAATATATTTAAATGCATTGAAGAGAAAGAGTAGGATTACCTAGAGCTTTTACAGAGAGCTTCCGTTAGCTGAGAGGAAGCAAGAATAAGTATTCTGAATACATCTCTGAGCACCTCACCAAAGCTTTCAAACTAGAAGGTGGTAGGCTGAAGGCGTATTCCTTTCCAACGTTAAAAGGATAGAGTATCATGTATGAATTCTATACATCGTACTTGAAAAGGTTAGTATTGTGAGATGCTAATAAATTAAGGTGGTACCGCGAATGTAACTCTCGTCCTTATTAATTAAGGATGGGAGTTTTTTTTATATAAAAATATAAAGGAGAAAATATAATGAAGAATATTGATGAACAAATAAAAATAATAAAAAAGGGCGCAGAAGAAATAATAGATGCTAAAGAATTAAAAGAGAAGTTAATAAAAGCAGAAAAGGAAAATACACAATTAGTGGTTAAATTAGGACTTGATCCAAGTGCGCCTGATATACACTTAGGTCATGCAGTGGTATTAAGAAAATTAAAACAGCTTCAGGACCTAGGTCATAAAATAGTTATAATTATAGGTGATTTTACAGGAATGATAGGAGATCCTACGGGAAAATCAAAAACACGAAAGCAGCTATCAAGTCAGCAGGTTATGAAAAATGCTGAAACTTATGAAAAGCAAATATTTAAAATATTAGATAGGAATAAAACTGATTTGAGGTTTAATAGCCAATGGTTAGAAAAATTAAATTTTAAAGAGGTAATTGAGCTTGCTTCAAAATACACAGTGGCTAGAATGCTTGAAAGAGAGGACTTCAAAAAGAGGTTTAAAAATCAGCAAAGTATAGGAATACATGAATTTTTTTATCCTTTAATGCAGGCGTATGATTCAATGGCTATTAAAGCTGATATTGAATTTGGTGGGACTGACCAGAGATTTAATCTTTTAATGGGGAGAACTCTTCAAGCAGAATATGGAGAGGAAAAACAGATAGCTATATTTATGCCTCTGTTAGAAGGGATAGATGGAAAAGAAAAGATGAGTAAAAGCTTAGGTAACTATATTGGTATTGAAGAAAGTGCAAAGGATATGTACGTAAAAGTTATGCAAATACCGGACAGCTTAATAATTAAATATTTTGAGCTTTGTACAGATATGCATCCAGACGCAATTGATATAATTAGGAAACAGCTTAATGAGGATAAAGTTAATCCTAGAGATATAAAAATGAAGCTTGCTAAGGAAATTGTTTGTTTATACCATAATGAAGCAGAAGCCCTTAATGCAGAAATATACTTTAAAAATCTATTTCAAGATAAAGAAATTCCAGAAGATATACCGATTTTTAAAGTTAGGTCAGAGAATAATTTAATTGAGGCAATTGTAAAAATTAATTCAAATACATCAAAAAGTGAAGCAAGAAGACTTATCGCTCAGGGTGGGGTAAAACTAAATGGAAGAAAAGTTATAGATTTTAATGATATTATCTTAAAAAGTAATGATGTAATTCAAATAGGAAAGAAAAAAATTGTAAAGCTATTAGTAGAATAATTTCATAAAATTATGGTATAATTCCATATAATAATTTAATTATATTAAATCAGAAATAATAGGAAAGTGCTTAAATGCATGGATGAATTATTAAATATATTTAAGCTTAAGTTTTTATGAGGAGATTTATCACAAACAAAAAAGGCTTAAAAAGCTTCCCTACAAGGTTTTGGAATGGATTTCTATAAAAGAGGTAAAACTAGTTTATAGAAATTGAAAAAGGTCGTAGCCTCAAAATATTATTTTTGTGAAATACTTTATGGGGTAGGCAGAGTTGCTGAAGAGTAGAATAATATTTTAAGATAATTGGATATTAGTAAGATAGTCAACATAAGAAAGGAAGTATAACTAATGTTAAATACTTTAAGAAATAATTCTAAAACAGAAAAAGATCTATTGGAGCAATTAAAAGAATGTCCTGTATCAGAAATAACAGGGATAGTATCTATAAGTGGAGTTACTGCTGGAAGAGCAGGTGGCGAGAACATATGGACCTTAAATACAGAACTAGATGCATGGAGAATTAATGGTAGTAGTATAAAAACCACACCACTTCATATTAAGAAAAAAGTTACAGATGAAGAATTAAAAAGTATACAGAAGGTAATAAAAGCAGAAACCATAGTAAGAATAAAAGCGCGTATGATTGAGAAAAGTGTATTTGGTAGACCTGATGCGCTTTTAGAAGGATTTATTGAGGAAGTTTCAAATGATAAGGAATTAAATGAATACTTAAAGGAACTTCAAAAAACAGTTACTTATGTTGATCCTGATTTTGGAAGCCTTGTTTTTGATAGAATGGTTAAGTGGTATGGTGGAAATATAATTTGGGGAGAAGATAGAATTAATCTTAATTTGCTACTAGATGATGATGAAAATATAGCCTCTAGCTTAGAGGTCGCAAAAGACTTGTGGAATAATCAATTAATGTGGCAAAAGCGTGTTTGTGATTATGCGGTTGAAAAGCTTCTTGGTTTAAAGAATGAAAGTTGGCTTGAAGAGGATGAGGAAGAAATAACAGCTGAAGAATTTAAAAAGCGTATGAAGCTTGAAGCTATTACGGTAAGACCAAATGGAGAATTTGAATTTTGGCATGATGATGGAGATTTATTTTGGGGACACTCAATTTTAATTTCAGGTGATTTAAATCATGGTTTGGAGGATGCGGATATTCCGGGTTAGTGGTTTATAGAATATTTGTGTGACATAGCTTATCCCTTTTGGGAGTTTGGAGACCAGAAAAAAAGAGAGAAAAAATACCCTAATTACATAGTAGAAGAAATGAAAAAATTTGAAGATGAGTATGGAAAGGTAAACCATGATCTTTATAGTCCGAGCCTAATTTATAAAAAGATTCAAGATTACAATGTATATAGAAATGAAGACAAATTAACAAGTTATAAAATAATTTACAAATACTTGCGGATGCTTGATTTAAAGAAACTTGTGTCTACAATTAGAGCTGATAGTCTTGATACTTATGAAGATAGAATAAATTTTGGGCTTAGCAGTGATGTATGTGGATGTATGCTTTTTTGTGCCACTTATGGAACTATATATCCAAACAATAAATTAGAGGTTACACATAATTGTTAGGCTTTAAAACGAGTGAAAATGGAAAGAAGAAAATAGGTAAAATAAAAGTGAATAGAAATTAAATAACTTTAAAGGCTACAACTAAGGTGTACTTGGATAGATAATAAATAAGAAAGGTGTTTATATGCTAGCACCTTTCTTTAATTTTTACTCTTTAGGCATATTTTCTAAGAATTTTGTTATATAGCTAAGAGTATAAAAATCTCTATCTATCTGACTATTAAGAAGTGTAAGCCCCTTAATCAATGTTTCTTCGTCAAAATTTTCTAGAAGAAGCATAAGACTTAGAGTATTTATTCCTCCATCCTTTGTATCGAGAATTCGTGATTTTTTTATATATTTATTTTCCATTGCACTTAAAACAGCATTTTTTAAGTTATCACTAATTTCAAGTTTAGGCATTTCATTAAAGATTCTTATACCTGGATTTTTTATATCTAAGTTTTTAGCTGCGGCTGTATTGGTTGATACAAATATAGTATTTATAAATTTTGCGTCTTTAAAGCTAACATCTTCAAGTCTTACTGAGTCAAAAACAGTATTTTCAAACACTGCATCTTTAAAATCGCTTCCTTTTAAATTTGAGCCAATGAATTCTGCATGCTTAAAGCTGCATTTATAAAGGTTACAGAACTTAAAGTGTGCTCCTCTAAAATTTACATAGTTGAAATTAGACATTGAAAAGTCGCAGCTGTAGCAATGGCTTCTTTCAAGATTTTGATACATGAAGTTTTTGTTCTTTTTTTCTGCACTATTGTAATTAAAATTGCCTTTAGCGTTCATTTTTACCTCCAGTTAAATCTCTTCTAGGTATCTTAAATTTAATGGCAGCTTCTATATCTTCTAATTTTCTTTTATCTCTTTCAGCAGCGAACAAGCAAGTGTAGCCTTCTTCTCCAGCTCTTCCAGTTCTACCTATACGATGTATGTAGCTTTCAGGATTATCTGGAACATCATAATTATATATATGACTTACTCCACTTATATCTAGACCTCTTGATGCTACATCTGTAGCTAGAAGGTATTGAAAATCACCATTTCTAAAGGACTTCATAATTCTTTCACGTTTTGTTTGAGTTAAATCACTGTGAAGTTTTTGACAGTCAAAACCTCTTCTATAAAGCTCTACTTCAAGTTCATCTACTCTTCTTTTGGTTCTTCCAAATATGATAGCCATAAAGGGATTATCTTGCTTTAATGCGGTACACAAATCTTCTAATTTTTTTCTGTCAGTGGTTTCTACTACAAATTGTTCAATGTTTTCTAAAGTAACCTCTTTTTTCTTTGTAGATATTGTAAGAGGGTTAGTCATGTATCTATAGGCTAATTTTTTTACAGCAGGGCTTATAGTTGCAGAGAAACAAAGCATTTGCCTTTTTTTAGGAGCATTTTTAAGGATTTCTTCTACATCATTTTTAAAGCCCATTAAAAGCATTTGATCTGCTTCGTCAAGTACAAAACTTTTTAACTTTCTTAGATCTACAGTTTTTCTCTGGATAAGATCTAAAAGTCTACCTGGTGTTGCAATAATAAGATGAGTGCTTCCTCTAAGTTTTTTTTGTTGGGAGGCTATATCCTTACCACCATAGGCAGCTAATATATTTATATCCTTAGCTTCTTTAAGCTTTAAAGCTTGTTCTGTTATTTGGAGGGCAAGCTCTCTTGTAGGTGTTACAATCAAGGCTTGAACTGCGCTTAATGTTGGTGATATATTTTCAAAAATAGGGAGTAGAAATGCAAGGGTTTTTCCGGTACCTGTTTGGGCTTCTCCAATGACATCTCTTCCACCTTTAATGTGGCTTATACTCTCAGCTTGAACTGGAGTTGGCTCAGTAATACCACTCTTTTTTAGCACCTCAACTAGTGCTTCACTAATTCCTAATTTTTTAAAATTCATTGTTTTCTACCTTTCGTTATAGGGATAAAAAAATTTTCCCTTTAGTACTATGTATTTTATATGGTTAGCATAGTTAATAATACCATACTGACATACATAAGTTAATAGTTTACCTATAATAGTATAAGTCATATAAGTTTTTTAATACTATAGTAAAAAGAAGATTAAGTGTTTTTTATAAAATGTGAACATAGATTCATAAATTTATGAACAGCTTTACATAGTCTGAATATTATATATTGATAAGGACTACATTGAGTCCGTAAAAAAACGTAGGGGATGTAATTATGAAATACGAAAATCAGTTTTTTGAAGATAAAAGTATTGTAAAGAAAGAAGTAGTTAGCATTCCAGTTTCTCAAGAAGAATCAGTAAAGGGAAGGTATTTTGTAGGACAAACAGGAATTTTGGGAGTAGATAAAGGCATAGGTGCTTGGGCAGGTTTGATAAATCCATGTGACTCAAAAATTGATTTGTATGCTTATGTATTTACCATTACAAACTTGTCTAGTGAGTATTTAATTGCTGAGGTATGGCTTAATACAAATCTTCCTCAAAAGGGAAGGATATCACACAGAGTATCACCTACAAATACTTCTTTAAGACCTCTTCCCAAAAACAAGGTGGATATTAGATTTACTGATTTTACTAGTGAATTGCCATGTGAAGGAGTTAATGTTTATGAGAGGATTGTACCGCCTAAAACAACTTTAGTAGCTGAAGAAGATGGAAAATTTATAGAGGGACCTAATGGAAATTATGTAATAGTCATAAAATCTTTAGGAGCAAGTCTTAGTAAGGCAATAGTTGCATTTGGTTGGTCAGAAAAGCCAATATATTAGGGGAATAATAAAAGAGAGCTGCATATGTTTTTAGTTTTGCAGCTCTTATTTAATAGAAATTATTTTTTTATTACCTTAGCATTACCGAAGGTTTCTATTTTAGGATTTTCTTTTTTTAAGGTTTCTTCAATGTGTCTTACATCTTCTATTTGATTTTTATATATTGATACATCCTCTAAAATTATCCTATGTTTTGAAAAGTTAACTTCCTCCTCACTTAGAGGTATTCGTATAACTTCTTTTTTATCATCAGAAGCCGTAGGTATTTTTTCTATTACGAGTTCTTCACGTTCAACAGGTATAGTAAAAGTTTTTTGTATGGAGGAAGTTTCCTTGTAGGCTTTAACATCCTCTGTTTGTATCCACTGTTTGGCTATGTCTAATTGTTCCGACTTAAGCTTTAGGGTTACATTTTCAGTTGAGGAATTCAACAAAAACACCTCCTATTTAATTTAAAAAACACCTCGCGAGAATATCATCGGAGGTGTTTTTATTATATTACTGCTGCTTAGGCTGAGTATCAACTACATCAGCATCGCCTGTTCTGTTTACTCTGGCTTCTTCTCTTTTAAGAGTTTCATCTACATGATGAGTGTCTTCTACATCATGTTTATGGGCTGAAACTTCACTAGTTAGTACTGTATGCTTACCAACATTAACTTTTTCCTCGCTGACAGGAATTTTAATACTTTCCTCGTCAGTTATAGGTGAATCGCTTGCTTCATTGTTTAGAGCTTTTCTTTCAATTACTACTTCTTCACGTTTTACAGGGACATCAACGGCTTTATGCTCTTCTATAATTTCCTTGCCAAGTTCTACTTCACCTTTTTGAACTTTATCCTTGTTGATATCAAGTTCTTCTTTACGAAGTTTAAGTTTGGCATCGTTATTTGTATCTGCTTTTTTATTATCATCGTTTTCTCCAAAAAGTCCATCTAATATTCCCATGTGCAAGCACCTCCATATAATAATTTTTGCCCACTTATATATTACCCTATAAGAAATATATTATCCTGTTTTAAATATGGAAAGAAAAGAAATAAGTGTACAGAGTATAATATAAAACTTAAGTGTAAAATATTGTAAAAAATAATTTAATGAATAATGCGCACAATCACCATATATTAAAATTTATTCTGTTAAAAAAATTAACTCTTTGGTTGATGTATTTGTGTTGGATAAAATTTCTTTAAAGCTTTATAGCTCAACATCATTATAGTTTTAATATTAGGATATCTATATGAAATTTTATAATAAATAAGAGA is from Clostridium acetobutylicum ATCC 824 and encodes:
- a CDS encoding cysteine hydrolase, whose protein sequence is MIYFCPFHRNAFNYLNDDFRYTGFQRQDKTIIDNWNTVSTPPAPTLKPVKIDPRNTALLILDMENTLCTNPECRASIPKIRNLLVKARENNIPVIYSLRPTATALDVIKPLAPLPMDLVVRSGVDKFYKTNLGEILQQKNIKNVIVTGYAANGAVLHTATGAALRNYNVIVPVDAVSADVPYAEQYTAWHMINSPGTRDKAVLTRTNLISI
- the tyrS gene encoding tyrosine--tRNA ligase, with product MKNIDEQIKIIKKGAEEIIDAKELKEKLIKAEKENTQLVVKLGLDPSAPDIHLGHAVVLRKLKQLQDLGHKIVIIIGDFTGMIGDPTGKSKTRKQLSSQQVMKNAETYEKQIFKILDRNKTDLRFNSQWLEKLNFKEVIELASKYTVARMLEREDFKKRFKNQQSIGIHEFFYPLMQAYDSMAIKADIEFGGTDQRFNLLMGRTLQAEYGEEKQIAIFMPLLEGIDGKEKMSKSLGNYIGIEESAKDMYVKVMQIPDSLIIKYFELCTDMHPDAIDIIRKQLNEDKVNPRDIKMKLAKEIVCLYHNEAEALNAEIYFKNLFQDKEIPEDIPIFKVRSENNLIEAIVKINSNTSKSEARRLIAQGGVKLNGRKVIDFNDIILKSNDVIQIGKKKIVKLLVE
- a CDS encoding DUF2262 domain-containing protein — its product is MLNTLRNNSKTEKDLLEQLKECPVSEITGIVSISGVTAGRAGGENIWTLNTELDAWRINGSSIKTTPLHIKKKVTDEELKSIQKVIKAETIVRIKARMIEKSVFGRPDALLEGFIEEVSNDKELNEYLKELQKTVTYVDPDFGSLVFDRMVKWYGGNIIWGEDRINLNLLLDDDENIASSLEVAKDLWNNQLMWQKRVCDYAVEKLLGLKNESWLEEDEEEITAEEFKKRMKLEAITVRPNGEFEFWHDDGDLFWGHSILISGDLNHGLEDADIPG
- a CDS encoding pentapeptide repeat-containing protein; the protein is MNAKGNFNYNSAEKKNKNFMYQNLERSHCYSCDFSMSNFNYVNFRGAHFKFCNLYKCSFKHAEFIGSNLKGSDFKDAVFENTVFDSVRLEDVSFKDAKFINTIFVSTNTAAAKNLDIKNPGIRIFNEMPKLEISDNLKNAVLSAMENKYIKKSRILDTKDGGINTLSLMLLLENFDEETLIKGLTLLNSQIDRDFYTLSYITKFLENMPKE
- a CDS encoding DEAD/DEAH box helicase, whose amino-acid sequence is MNFKKLGISEALVEVLKKSGITEPTPVQAESISHIKGGRDVIGEAQTGTGKTLAFLLPIFENISPTLSAVQALIVTPTRELALQITEQALKLKEAKDINILAAYGGKDIASQQKKLRGSTHLIIATPGRLLDLIQRKTVDLRKLKSFVLDEADQMLLMGFKNDVEEILKNAPKKRQMLCFSATISPAVKKLAYRYMTNPLTISTKKKEVTLENIEQFVVETTDRKKLEDLCTALKQDNPFMAIIFGRTKRRVDELEVELYRRGFDCQKLHSDLTQTKRERIMKSFRNGDFQYLLATDVASRGLDISGVSHIYNYDVPDNPESYIHRIGRTGRAGEEGYTCLFAAERDKRKLEDIEAAIKFKIPRRDLTGGKNER
- a CDS encoding DUF6143 family protein, whose protein sequence is MKYENQFFEDKSIVKKEVVSIPVSQEESVKGRYFVGQTGILGVDKGIGAWAGLINPCDSKIDLYAYVFTITNLSSEYLIAEVWLNTNLPQKGRISHRVSPTNTSLRPLPKNKVDIRFTDFTSELPCEGVNVYERIVPPKTTLVAEEDGKFIEGPNGNYVIVIKSLGASLSKAIVAFGWSEKPIY
- a CDS encoding YsnF/AvaK domain-containing protein, which gives rise to MFLLNSSTENVTLKLKSEQLDIAKQWIQTEDVKAYKETSSIQKTFTIPVEREELVIEKIPTASDDKKEVIRIPLSEEEVNFSKHRIILEDVSIYKNQIEDVRHIEETLKKENPKIETFGNAKVIKK
- a CDS encoding YsnF/AvaK domain-containing protein, whose protein sequence is MGILDGLFGENDDNKKADTNNDAKLKLRKEELDINKDKVQKGEVELGKEIIEEHKAVDVPVKREEVVIERKALNNEASDSPITDEESIKIPVSEEKVNVGKHTVLTSEVSAHKHDVEDTHHVDETLKREEARVNRTGDADVVDTQPKQQ